The nucleotide sequence ATGGTGTCCCCCCCTCCCTGGTTTGGGGTGGGGGATGCGCTGAGGTCGGGAGCTGTGATGGAGGTGTGAAATAAAGATGTTGGTTGAGAggagtgggatgggatgagggTACAATGGGGTGGGAATGGGTTGGGAGGCAGGGGATGGTGATGGAGTGGGGGCAAAGGGTGCAGGGATGGGACTGGAAGGACCACAGTGGGGTGGGGATAGGGATGGGAGGGCAAAATGGGACAGGGATGGGCTTGGGGTGCTGTGGACCTGTGGATGAATTGAGGGAGATGGAGAAGGGGAGGCAAACGGTGCAGAGATGGGGTTGGGAAGCAAGGATATGGGGAAGTCACATGGAGCAGGGCCAGGGGTGCTGGGAACCCCAAGGATGCAGGGATGGAGGGGGTAATAAGGGGTGCAGGGATGGGGTTGGGTGGGTCTGTTGTAGGAATGGGACATGAGAGGTTGAAATGGGGATCGGGGTGATGGAGTCCCcggggatgggatgggagctgctgtgggggCAGGGATGTGGCTGGGGACCTCAGGGGTGCCATGGGGCCAAGCAGGATGGGCTCAGCATGAGGCTCTATGCCGCATGAAGCACTGGGTGCAGGTGAAACCAAGACAGGTTTCCGGGCGGGGCGGGGGGGGGAAACCCTGGGGTACAGCCCCGTATGG is from Meleagris gallopavo isolate NT-WF06-2002-E0010 breed Aviagen turkey brand Nicholas breeding stock unplaced genomic scaffold, Turkey_5.1 ChrUn_random_7180001869387, whole genome shotgun sequence and encodes:
- the LOC109364554 gene encoding vegetative cell wall protein gp1-like, with translation MPCSSCPQHPHPPFMLSKSPELQLCRKPQGEGCSWVLWGCHTPLRPHTIKSPTGCRCVHGGSPNPNSPNGTHGGPGPAPVPLLLLRLFCPHSPVPTRGPHTGLYPRVSPPRPARKPVLVSPAPSASCGIEPHAEPILLGPMAPLRSPATSLPPQQLPSHPRGLHHPDPHFNLSCPIPTTDPPNPIPAPLITPSIPASLGFPAPLALLHVTSPYPCFPTPSLHRLPPLLHLPQFIHRSTAPQAHPCPILPSHPYPHPTVVLPVPSLHPLPPLHHHPLPPNPFPPHCTLIPSHSSQPTSLFHTSITAPDLSASPTPNQGGGD